From a region of the Oscarella lobularis chromosome 7, ooOscLobu1.1, whole genome shotgun sequence genome:
- the LOC136189418 gene encoding uncharacterized protein → MKRHRKIFAAQDDNECQKVIIFLSPLFLSFACADFADGDDGVDRMDGDLPGMPVTLHSTDKPSVCAQMCDKNVQCVCWAYCKANCSGRNDDSQPLCYLKGTLMKQNANPCRVSGVKNATLLPFAYKPLSLVATQPQGWLKNQLKIQADGLSGYLSKFWVDVANSSWIGGKGDTGLHERTPYWLNGFVPLAFQLERDNLDLLAQVHKYLDYILSHQSADGWLGPEDDKDGNMYWSKFPMLFALLQYYEGNSSDTRIIPAVMKFLHVAHQKMFQVPLGGWSAARWQDFAVSCHWLIEHGSTGEEQFLWDVAELASQQGFDWKSYYAGDDFPTQAATRMDMYNHGVNVGQSLKSGAIWYRQSKSETDRNSSYQRVERLYKYHGLASGIFGADEHLAGKMPSRGTELCAVVETMFSLEMIFAVTGDPMFAELAEKICYNALPATLTPDMWAHQYLQQTNEANAVHLDSHVWASDGPDSILYGLEPNYGCCTANFNQGWPKYVSHMFFLTPNNELVIGMYAPATVWYTMNDKNGDVVDVSVDTAYPWDGNVTITTSTISSSTYNIHLRIPSWANGSTVAVDHKEPKTVQAGTVTPVSCTGNTTISLQLAMKMRIERRYNNAAAVYKGPLLYALQIGENYTALRNYSFESKDYQILNTTVWNYGLWLDDDSNPEKYLQFSYRGLQSNASPFSIAGSPAMIKAKGHVLPFWGYDRGSAAAPPTSPVNVSSTEPMDDITLLPFGATELRIGELPTLKPGTEK, encoded by the exons ATGAAGCGTCACAGGAAAATCTTTGCTGCACAAGATGACAACGAATGCCAAAAAGTCATTATCTTTCTTTCAC ccctttttctttcgtttgcaTGTGCCGATTTTGccgacggtgacgacggcgtcgatcgaATGGACGGCGATTTGCCTGGCATGCCAGTGACGTTGCATTCGACTGATAAACCATCTGTTTGCGCTCAAATGTGCGATAAGAACGTTCAATGCGTTTGCTGGGCGTACTGCAAAGCCAATTGCTCGGGACGCAACGACGATTCTCAGCCACTCTGCTATCTGAAAGGAACCTTGATGAAGCAAAATGCGAATCCTTGCCGG GTGTCTGGCGTGAAGAACGCAACGTTGCTTCCTTTCGCATACAAGCCTCTTTCTCTTGTGGCAACTCAGCCTCAAG GCTGGTTGAAGAATCAACTTAAAATTCAAGCTGACGGTCTTTCCGGCTATTTGTCCAAGTTTTGGGTTGACGTGGCGAACTCAAGTTGGATTGGCGGAAAGGGAGACACGGGTTTGCACGAGCGAACGCCTTATTGGCTCAACGGCTTCGTTCCACTTGCGTTTCAACTTGAACGCGACAATCTCGATTTGCTAGCTCAAGTTCACAAGTACCTTGACTACATCCTAAGTCATCAGAGCGCCGACGGATGGCTTGGGCCTGAAGACGATAAAGACGGAAACATGTACTGGTCAAAGTTTCCTATGCTCTTCGCTTTGCTTCAG TATTACGAAGGAAATAGTAGCGACACGCGGATTATACCGGCTGTTATGAAATTTTTGCACGTAGCTCATCAGAAAATGTTTCAGGTTCCTCTTGGTGGTTG GTCAGCAGCCAGATGGCAAGATTTTGCTGTATCGTGTCATTGGCTCATTGAACACGGATCAACGGGCGAAGAGCAATTCTTGTGGGATGTGGCTGAATTGGCCAGTCAACAA GGGTTCGATTGGAAAAGCTACTATGctggcgacgattttcctACTCAGGCGGCGACTCGAATGGACATGTATAACCATGGAGTCAACGTCGGTCAATCTCTAAAATCAGGAGCAATTTG GTATCGCCAATCGAAGAGCGAAACAGACCGGAACAGCTCCTATCAGCGCGTTGAAAGGCTCTACAAGTACCACGGGCTTGCAAGTGGCATATTTGGTGCAGACGAACACTTGGCGGGCAAGATGCCTTCAAGAG GCACTGAGCTGTGTGCTGTTGTGGAAACCATGTTTTCCTTAGAGATGATTTTTGCTGTCACAGGCGATCCAATGTTTG CCGAGCTTGCGGAGAAGATCTGCTACAACGCCTTGCCGGCTACATTGACGCCGGACATGTGGGCGCACCAATACTTACAGCAGACGAACGAAGCAAACGCTGTTCATTTGGACAGTCACGTGTGGGCGAGCGACGGGCCTGATTCCATCTT GTACGGGCTGGAACCCAATTACGGATGTTGCACGG CCAATTTCAATCAAGGCTGGCCCAAGTACGTGTCTCACATGTTCTTTTTGACGCCAAACAACGAACTG gtcATAGGAATGTACGCTCCAGCTACGGTTTGGTACACCATGAATGATAAGAACGGCGACGTAGTAGACGTCTCCGTCGACACAGCGTATCCTTGGGACGGCAACGTCACCATAACAACATCAACAATTTCGTCCAGCACTTACAACATTCACCTTCGAATTCCGTCTTGGGCTAACGGCAGTACGGTTGCCGTCGACCACAAAGAGCCAAAGACTGTACAAGCAG GGACTGTCACTCCTGTTAGTTGTACGGGCAATACAACAATCAGTCTCCAATTAGCAATGAAGATGAGGATTGAAAGGCGCTACAATAACGCAGCTGCTGTCTATAAAGG ACCTTTGCTATACGCCCTTCAGATCGGAGAAAACTACACTGCTCTTCGAAATTATTCCTTTGAAAGCAAAGATTATCAA ATTCTGAATACGACAGTTTGGAACTATGGTCTTTGGCTTGACGATGATTCTAATCCGGAAAAATACCTGCAATTTTCTTACAGGGGACTTCAGTCAAACGCTTCGCCCTTCTCTATTGCAGGCTCTCCAGCAATGATCAAAGCCAAA GGCCATGTTCTTCCTTTTTGGGGCTATGATCGTGGATCCGCCGCTGCTCCACCTACCAGTCCGGTAAACGTATCATCGACTGAGCCAATGGACGACATCACTTTGTTACCGTTTGGAGCCACGGAATTGCGCATCGGCGAACTTCCCACGCTGAAACCAGGCACTGAAAAGTAA
- the LOC136189423 gene encoding activator of 90 kDa heat shock protein ATPase homolog 1-like: MAKWGEGDPRWIVEERRDAQNVNNWHWTERDATDWSKKELKRLLQGIKVEGIEGKCETTDLSKIEGEASVNNRKAKLISFYEWHAVIEWKGTVAGDDDDLPIRGTIEIPNFSEEYDADELEIVVKLTKSSDENCGGDKLKQLMRTKGATLIRKAIDFYIQNLRTEFSKGMLLPRHTSVEESPSGDVPPSKETNASSFKNGSSSPSQPATSRPPVKTKTKKLFLSEEFKTSADELYETFVDKQRIEAFTNGPADVLAERGGKFSLYGGNIRGTFSELVPNKKLSLNWRLKEWPDGHYSKVVLDFEQTSDSTVLKMSQSGVPDFDLDRTERGWKEKYWRAIKMTFGFGASLF, translated from the exons ATGGCCAAGTGGGGCGAAGGCGATCCTCGCTGGATAGtagaagaacgacgcgacgcgcagAACGTCAACAATTGGCACTG GACGGAACGCGACGCGACCGACTGGTCGAAAAAAGAGCTGAAGAGACTTCTCCAGGGCATCAAAGTCGAAGGAATCGAAG GCAAATGCGAAACGACGGATCTTTCGAAGATCGAGGGAGAGGCGAGCGTCAA CAATCGCAAAGCGAAGCTGATCAGTTTTTACGAATGGCACGCCGTCATTGAATGGAAAG GAACGGtggccggcgacgacgacgatttgcccATTCGAGGTACAATCGAAATTCCGAATTTCAGCGAAGAATACGATGCAGACGAATTGGAA attgTCGTTAAATTGACGAAGAGCTCGGATGAGAATTGCGGGGGAGATAAACTGAAACAGTTAATGAGAACCAAGGGGGCGACGCTCATCAGGAAGGCGATCGATTTCTACATTCAAAACCTACGAACAG AATTTTCCAAGGGTATGCTACTTCCGAGACATACGTCTGTGGAAGAGAGCCCCTCTGGAGATGTGCCACCTTCTAAAGAGACCAATGCATCTTCGTTTAAA AacggatcgtcgtctccttcgcaACCTGCAACGTCTC gacCACCcgtgaaaacgaaaacaaagaaacttTTTCTTAGCGAAGAATTCAAAACGTCAGCTGATGAACTATATGAAACATTCGTAGACAAGCAG AGAATTGAAGCATTTACCAATGGACCAGCCGATGTATTAGCCGAACGAGGAGGAAAATTCTCCTTGTACGGCGGCAACATTCGGGGAACATTCTCGGAATTG GtgcctaataaaaaattgtctCTAAATTGGCGTCTAAAGGAATGGCCTGATG GTCACTATTCTAAAGTTGTTTTGGATTTTGAGCAAACCTCCGATAGTACTGTTCTGAAAATGAGTCAGAGTGGCGTGCCTGATTTTGATCTCGATCGCACTGAACGAGGTTGGAAGGAGAAATACTGGAGAGCAATTAAAATGACATTTGGTTTTGGGGCAAGTCTTTTTTGA